The following proteins are encoded in a genomic region of Gossypium hirsutum isolate 1008001.06 chromosome D05, Gossypium_hirsutum_v2.1, whole genome shotgun sequence:
- the LOC107906499 gene encoding auxin-induced protein AUX22 yields the protein MAKEGLGLEITELRLGLPGGGTEKNEKKRVFSEISEEEENEKSNGPPELQSKSQVVGWPPVCSYRKKNSFGDKDGSKTSKFYVKVSMDGAPFLRKIDLALHKGYSDLAKALEKLFGEALRDAESCEFVPIYEDKDGDWMLAGDVPWEMFIESCKRLRIMKKADAKGFGVLQSREALNGTLKE from the exons atggcTAAGGAAGGACTGGGGTTGGAAATCACGGAGCTGAGGTTGGGTCTCCCTGGAGGCGGCACtgaaaaaaatgagaagaaaagagtGTTCTCAGAGATTTCAGAGGAGGAGGAAAATGAGAAGAGCAATGGGCCGCCGGAGTTGCAAAGCAAGAGTCAAGTGGTGGGGTGGCCGCCGGTATGTTCGTATAGGAAAAAGAACAGTTTCGGCGATAAAGATGggtctaaaacatcaaaattttacGTCAAAGTCAGCATGGATGGAGCTCCTTTTCTTCGCAAAATCGATCTTGCATTGCACAAAGGTTACTCTGATCTTGCTAAGGCTTTGGAGAAGCTGTTTG GAGAGGCGTTAAGGGATGCAGAGAGCTGTGAGTTCGTTCCCATATATGAGGACAAAGATGGAGACTGGATGTTAGCGGGGGACGTTCCTTGGGA GATGTTTATTGAATCGTGTAAGAGGTTGAGAATCATGAAAAAAGCGGATGCCAAGGGATTCGGAGTACTGCAATCGAGGGAAGCTCTCAATGGAACTTTGAAGGAGTGA